One window from the genome of Streptococcus parasanguinis encodes:
- a CDS encoding ABC transporter ATP-binding protein encodes MDEDKRIVIENLTTRYPGTEQPQLRQINAEVHTGQVVGIIGNSHSGKSTLCHVLAGVIPKMVSAEIEGDWHMFGQRVSDNWPVYNAMNGVVLQNPAGQLSGLADTVADEIAFDLINQGMAEGLIQKRVEEVATQMGLIEQLNLRPESLSGGQSQRLAIATAIVANPAVLIMDDPTSQMDPLGRRQFFQWLAQVKETTVFIVTSEIDDLCEVADVVWVLHEGQMVAQGRPGEVFNHLAADWQIPAPTIQQLAQKMDWHLADGRYPVNDAELKEVFYAHN; translated from the coding sequence ATGGACGAAGATAAACGGATTGTAATTGAAAATTTGACCACCCGTTATCCGGGTACTGAGCAACCACAACTGCGTCAGATTAACGCGGAGGTTCATACCGGCCAGGTGGTTGGGATTATCGGGAATAGCCACTCCGGCAAATCGACTTTGTGCCATGTGCTGGCAGGGGTCATTCCCAAAATGGTGTCTGCTGAGATTGAGGGCGACTGGCACATGTTTGGCCAGCGAGTGTCCGACAATTGGCCCGTTTATAATGCCATGAATGGAGTTGTACTGCAAAATCCAGCTGGCCAACTAAGCGGGTTGGCAGACACGGTTGCCGATGAAATTGCCTTTGACTTGATTAATCAGGGAATGGCTGAAGGACTGATTCAAAAACGGGTTGAAGAAGTTGCCACGCAAATGGGGCTGATTGAACAGCTGAATTTGCGTCCCGAGAGCCTTTCCGGTGGTCAGAGCCAGCGGTTGGCAATTGCCACGGCGATTGTGGCTAACCCGGCTGTTTTGATTATGGATGATCCGACCAGTCAGATGGATCCCCTTGGCCGCCGACAATTTTTCCAATGGCTGGCCCAAGTCAAAGAGACGACTGTCTTCATTGTCACCAGTGAAATTGACGATTTGTGTGAAGTCGCCGACGTTGTGTGGGTGCTGCACGAGGGTCAAATGGTAGCCCAGGGCAGGCCGGGTGAGGTGTTTAATCATTTGGCAGCTGACTGGCAGATTCCAGCCCCGACAATCCAGCAACTTGCTCAAAAAATGGATTGGCACTTGGCTGATGGCCGGTATCCGGTGAATGACGCTGAACTGAAGGAGGTTTTTTATGCCCACAATTGA
- a CDS encoding energy-coupling factor transporter transmembrane component T: MTDQTLISGAPRVKLKWYQVIDPITKLLFILDMTLLSFASMNLLFQAGLILVATLLLLFSKLSSTIFKALGFSLFLICTMLIIQGLFYSRNQTVLFSVLGVSFYKEGLIYATTLGCRVLVIILTSGFFMLTTSISENAAYLELSGLSYKTVYVLMSVCYILPEMMRNMRKIQQAQKVRGTNPQKTLIQKLKSVLPVLIPLVIKTLDQSMARSISLQLRGFDNPNRTVRTSQRVYRLSRTLHIGLTGLAILLIGWKIWTKINGL, translated from the coding sequence ATGACTGATCAAACATTGATTTCTGGAGCGCCACGGGTCAAGCTCAAGTGGTACCAGGTGATCGATCCGATTACTAAGCTCTTGTTCATCTTGGACATGACGTTGTTGAGCTTTGCCAGTATGAATTTATTGTTTCAGGCCGGATTAATTCTTGTCGCAACACTGCTATTGTTATTTTCCAAATTGAGTTCTACCATCTTTAAGGCGCTGGGATTCAGCCTGTTTCTGATTTGCACCATGCTGATCATCCAAGGGTTATTTTACAGTCGGAATCAAACTGTGCTGTTTTCTGTGCTTGGGGTGTCGTTCTACAAAGAAGGCCTGATTTACGCCACCACACTGGGTTGTCGAGTATTGGTGATTATTTTGACCAGTGGCTTTTTTATGCTGACCACGAGTATTTCAGAAAACGCGGCCTATTTGGAACTGTCCGGATTGTCTTATAAAACCGTCTACGTTCTGATGTCGGTGTGTTATATTTTGCCGGAAATGATGCGCAATATGCGGAAAATCCAGCAGGCACAAAAAGTTCGCGGAACCAATCCGCAAAAAACGTTGATTCAGAAATTAAAGTCAGTCCTGCCGGTTCTAATTCCATTGGTGATTAAGACCTTGGATCAATCGATGGCGCGGTCGATTTCTCTCCAACTGAGAGGTTTTGATAATCCCAACCGGACTGTCAGAACCTCCCAGCGCGTGTATCGCTTGTCGCGGACGCTGCACATTGGTCTGACTGGATTGGCAATTTTATTGATTGGGTGGAAGATATGGACGAAGATAAACGGATTGTAA
- a CDS encoding energy-coupling factor ABC transporter ATP-binding protein, producing MPTIELNHLTFAYPERSFSLDVEDKHFADPMVAIVGQNGAGKSTLFKLLTGLLTPQTGVIKIDGENFNDLKPVEKLLKVGITFQNPDDQLFNPTVQREVEWSVAQVMDDHDTITRRALAALKRVGLDDKTAESPYDLSLSERKLLSVATVLAVDPAIYLFDEPMMSLDWESRRKLTAIFHQLADSGHQVVTITHDMDWVAAEFESVYVMEHGKFGFAGSPRELFSDHGLVQRVGLLPPRIMDIAESLGDSQTYLSVNDYYQKNRDV from the coding sequence ATGCCCACAATTGAACTGAACCACCTGACGTTCGCTTATCCGGAACGGTCCTTTAGCTTGGATGTTGAAGACAAACACTTCGCCGATCCGATGGTGGCGATTGTCGGCCAAAATGGTGCCGGCAAATCAACGCTCTTCAAATTGTTGACGGGTTTGCTGACACCACAAACCGGTGTGATTAAGATCGATGGAGAAAATTTTAATGATCTTAAACCAGTCGAAAAGTTACTGAAGGTTGGGATTACTTTTCAGAATCCTGACGATCAGCTTTTCAACCCGACCGTTCAACGAGAGGTGGAGTGGAGTGTCGCGCAGGTCATGGATGACCACGACACGATTACGAGGCGGGCTTTAGCGGCTCTAAAAAGAGTTGGCTTGGATGATAAAACAGCTGAAAGTCCATATGACCTGTCATTGTCGGAACGCAAGCTGTTAAGCGTTGCCACAGTTTTGGCAGTGGATCCGGCGATTTATTTATTTGATGAGCCGATGATGTCGCTTGATTGGGAAAGCCGGCGCAAGTTGACCGCAATTTTCCATCAGTTGGCTGATTCGGGCCACCAAGTTGTGACCATCACCCATGACATGGATTGGGTCGCCGCCGAGTTTGAGTCGGTGTATGTTATGGAACACGGGAAGTTTGGCTTCGCCGGCAGTCCACGGGAATTGTTCAGCGATCACGGACTTGTCCAGCGAGTGGGATTACTACCACCGCGGATTATGGACATAGCGGAGTCGCTGGGTGATTCACAGACATATTTATCGGTTAATGATTATTACCAGAAAAATCGAGATGTATAG